One part of the Parasphingorhabdus sp. SCSIO 66989 genome encodes these proteins:
- a CDS encoding M13 family metallopeptidase, whose translation MKKLFGAASVLALAVSGITAAQAAHDEDGDNHNHMLLVAEEDAAANNGITTTARDYWGDWGVDTTLVKDSVHPGDDFFMHVNGKWVDTFEIPADRSRYGGFTLLAEKSEQRVRKIIEELAAEQPDPATLEGKIAAYYNSYMDVDAINAAGLAPVQQHMDAILAIQNREDLAKAFAMTGLSAPMGGWVDVDSKKTDEYTFYVNQSGLGLPDRSYYLDDTERNLELRTAYKEYLTFLLGKAGYEDPAAAAESVYGLERQIAEQHWDRALGRNRDLTYNKVSRAELIAMADGFPVETFMTELGIGDHDGFVIRQLTPTAEEVEANSLTPEQLSKLGAGIPGLFKLANEAPLATWQAYLKAHLLSDAASVLPSDIDEARFNFYGKKLSGAKEQRARWKRAVSAVEGALGEGVGKVYAARYFPPENKAAMDELVENLRKAMAANLDDISWMSDETKVAARDKLAKFTPKIGYTEKFETYDDLEVTPGDAFANTMAAGKWGLEDMLSKLGQPIDKTEWFMLPQTVNAYYSPNRNEIVFPAAILQPPFFNLSADPAVNYGAIGGVIGHEMGHGFDDQGAKSDGDGTLRNWWTEEDLSNFKQLTSALVAQYNKLCPLDDGETCVNGQLTLGENIGDLGGLSMAYRAYKLSLNGEEAPVIDGLTGDQRFFMAWAQVWRNKSREEYLRRQLKTDPHSPADFRVNGIVRNFDEWYKAFNVTEDHELYLPPEERIRIW comes from the coding sequence ATGAAAAAGCTGTTTGGTGCCGCATCTGTGCTGGCTCTGGCTGTTTCTGGTATCACCGCCGCGCAGGCGGCACATGACGAAGATGGTGACAATCACAACCATATGCTGCTGGTAGCGGAAGAAGACGCCGCTGCAAATAACGGCATCACCACCACAGCGCGCGACTATTGGGGCGATTGGGGTGTCGACACCACATTGGTGAAAGACAGCGTGCACCCCGGCGATGACTTCTTCATGCATGTTAACGGTAAATGGGTCGATACGTTTGAAATCCCTGCCGATCGCTCGCGCTATGGCGGCTTTACCCTATTGGCCGAGAAGTCCGAGCAGCGCGTGCGCAAGATCATTGAGGAACTTGCCGCCGAGCAACCCGACCCGGCAACACTCGAAGGCAAGATTGCCGCTTATTACAATAGTTATATGGATGTGGATGCCATCAATGCTGCTGGCCTAGCGCCTGTGCAGCAGCATATGGACGCCATTCTTGCCATCCAGAACCGCGAGGACCTGGCCAAGGCCTTTGCCATGACCGGGTTGTCTGCGCCCATGGGTGGTTGGGTCGATGTCGATAGCAAAAAGACCGACGAATATACCTTTTATGTCAACCAGTCGGGCCTCGGCCTGCCGGATCGTAGCTATTATCTCGACGATACCGAGCGCAATCTGGAACTGCGCACTGCCTATAAGGAATATCTGACCTTCCTGCTGGGGAAAGCCGGATATGAAGACCCGGCGGCAGCGGCGGAATCGGTTTACGGTCTCGAGCGGCAGATTGCCGAACAGCATTGGGACCGTGCATTGGGTCGTAATCGCGACCTCACCTACAACAAGGTCAGCCGCGCAGAATTGATCGCAATGGCTGATGGCTTTCCGGTCGAAACCTTTATGACCGAATTGGGCATTGGTGATCATGATGGTTTCGTCATTCGCCAATTGACGCCGACGGCCGAAGAAGTTGAAGCAAACAGCCTGACTCCAGAACAGCTTTCAAAACTGGGCGCAGGTATTCCGGGCCTTTTCAAGCTGGCCAATGAAGCGCCTCTGGCAACATGGCAAGCCTATCTCAAGGCGCATCTCCTCTCCGATGCGGCTTCGGTTCTGCCCAGCGACATCGATGAAGCCCGCTTTAATTTCTACGGCAAGAAGCTCAGCGGCGCAAAAGAGCAACGTGCCCGCTGGAAACGCGCCGTCAGCGCTGTCGAAGGCGCTCTGGGCGAAGGCGTCGGCAAAGTCTATGCCGCGCGCTATTTCCCTCCGGAGAACAAGGCCGCGATGGACGAGCTGGTCGAAAATCTGCGCAAGGCAATGGCCGCCAATCTGGATGATATCAGCTGGATGAGCGATGAAACCAAAGTCGCGGCGCGGGACAAGCTGGCCAAGTTTACGCCCAAAATCGGCTATACCGAGAAGTTCGAGACCTATGATGATCTCGAAGTGACCCCCGGTGATGCTTTTGCCAACACAATGGCCGCCGGCAAATGGGGATTGGAAGACATGCTGTCCAAGCTCGGTCAGCCGATAGACAAGACCGAGTGGTTTATGCTGCCACAGACAGTGAATGCCTATTATTCGCCCAACCGCAACGAGATTGTTTTCCCGGCGGCTATCCTGCAACCACCCTTCTTCAACCTCTCGGCAGATCCTGCGGTCAACTATGGCGCGATTGGCGGCGTGATCGGCCATGAAATGGGCCATGGCTTTGACGATCAGGGTGCGAAGTCCGATGGTGATGGCACATTGCGCAACTGGTGGACCGAGGAAGACCTAAGCAATTTCAAACAGCTGACCAGCGCACTCGTCGCCCAGTATAACAAGCTGTGCCCGCTCGATGATGGCGAAACCTGCGTCAACGGACAGCTCACCCTGGGCGAGAATATCGGTGATCTGGGCGGCCTTTCCATGGCCTATCGCGCCTATAAGCTGTCGCTCAATGGTGAGGAAGCACCGGTGATTGACGGCCTGACCGGCGATCAGCGCTTCTTCATGGCCTGGGCGCAGGTCTGGCGTAACAAATCGCGCGAGGAATATCTTCGCCGTCAGCTCAAGACTGATCCACACTCGCCAGCGGATTTCCGTGTCAACGGCATCGTACGGAATTTTGATGAATGGTATAAAGCGTTCAATGTGACTGAAGACCATGAACTCTATCTGCCACCCGAAGAGCGCATCCGCATCTGGTAA
- a CDS encoding efflux transporter outer membrane subunit, with the protein MRRISHRHLLWPLLASTSLLAGCITGNSPPAPETVLLPDSFAAPVATTEQVEDIAGLLPVNDPGFIALRDTALQTAPDLAAALARINIARAGLRGAGAARLPNVTGQANVTQQRINPAQFGGVGGDDAPGGFAIQQDQTIFSTSIDASWDADLFGRLKAAQRAATLRLDASNADAAATRLALTADIALNVTDYRAVAARRSVIDAEIADLQGQEALTAQRAKAGLVPEFDTVRAQSLLRRAESRRAPLVAEEGAILARLATLTGQSVQQVQAQLGEGGALALTGIAKPALTVPSTLLRARPDVLAAEYRLAAADADLASAVREQYPTFSIQASLGLIALALGDLFSDDAIIGSVVGGATVPLLDFGRIGARIDQREAEAALAFADYRRILFTALGDVEASLVAVDAADAETASLQQQAVTDRDAAKLADIRYRNGLDDFLTVIDAQRNANASAEALVISQANAQRQRIALYRAIGGEPQIATETADATQAREAP; encoded by the coding sequence ATGCGCCGCATATCCCATAGGCACCTGTTATGGCCGCTATTGGCGAGTACATCGCTGCTGGCCGGATGTATAACCGGTAACAGCCCGCCCGCACCGGAAACGGTATTGCTACCCGATAGCTTTGCAGCACCCGTAGCCACCACGGAGCAGGTGGAGGATATCGCAGGACTGCTACCGGTCAATGATCCCGGCTTTATCGCACTGCGTGACACAGCGCTGCAAACTGCTCCCGATCTGGCCGCCGCTCTGGCGCGGATCAATATTGCCCGTGCTGGACTGCGCGGTGCGGGTGCGGCGCGGTTGCCCAATGTCACGGGTCAAGCCAATGTCACCCAGCAGCGGATCAACCCGGCCCAATTTGGCGGTGTCGGAGGCGATGATGCCCCGGGCGGTTTTGCCATTCAACAGGACCAGACGATTTTCAGCACCTCGATCGATGCCAGTTGGGATGCGGATCTGTTTGGACGATTGAAAGCGGCTCAGCGCGCTGCAACACTGCGTTTGGACGCGAGCAATGCCGATGCTGCGGCCACCCGGCTGGCGCTAACGGCGGATATTGCGCTCAACGTCACTGATTATCGTGCAGTAGCGGCGCGGCGTTCTGTAATCGATGCCGAGATTGCCGATCTACAAGGACAGGAAGCCCTGACAGCCCAGCGAGCCAAAGCCGGACTGGTGCCCGAATTTGATACGGTGCGGGCGCAATCGCTGTTGCGCCGTGCTGAATCGCGTCGCGCGCCTTTGGTGGCAGAGGAAGGCGCGATATTGGCACGGCTGGCAACGCTGACCGGACAATCGGTGCAGCAGGTACAGGCGCAATTGGGCGAGGGCGGGGCATTAGCTCTTACCGGTATTGCCAAACCTGCGCTCACCGTACCTTCGACCTTGCTCCGCGCCCGACCCGATGTCCTGGCGGCGGAGTACCGCCTTGCCGCTGCCGATGCCGATCTTGCCTCTGCGGTTCGCGAACAATATCCGACCTTTTCCATTCAGGCGAGTCTCGGCCTGATCGCGCTGGCGCTGGGTGATCTGTTCAGCGATGATGCGATTATCGGCTCTGTGGTTGGCGGCGCGACCGTGCCGTTGCTCGATTTTGGCCGCATCGGCGCGCGCATTGACCAACGTGAGGCCGAAGCCGCGCTGGCTTTTGCAGATTACCGCCGGATTCTATTTACTGCTCTCGGTGATGTTGAGGCTTCGCTTGTGGCGGTGGATGCAGCAGATGCGGAAACCGCCTCGTTGCAGCAACAGGCGGTGACTGATCGCGATGCCGCCAAGCTTGCGGACATTCGCTATCGCAATGGTCTGGATGATTTTCTTACCGTGATTGATGCCCAGCGCAATGCCAACGCCTCAGCGGAAGCCTTGGTAATCTCTCAGGCCAATGCGCAACGCCAGCGCATCGCGCTCTATCGCGCCATTGGTGGCGAGCCTCAAATTGCAACCGAAACCGCCGATGCAACGCAGGCAAGGGAGGCGCCCTAA
- a CDS encoding efflux RND transporter periplasmic adaptor subunit: MKKLSFSRQILPIIAIIGVIAAAYMVFASQPDDSTTDPELVPATAPEEQDGSVAGAGVVEPSSELIDIAPEIAGVVSELFVSPGDTVSKGQALFTIDARDASAARREAEARVQRLKSSIAASQVTLNNARQQLGLYKDISDSRAFSKREVIDRESAVRDAAARLQLSRAELQEAQAQLSRAKVTLDRLIVRAPIEGEILDVNIRPGEFAATNQMGNNAEPAITMGDTTPLHVRIDVDENEIERLSLGEAAVVSPRGNGEQKVKVAYVRSEPLVTPKRSLTNSSSERVDVRVLQLIYALPESDHGLFIGQQVDAFVPGKKAEASEKPADKAEAG; the protein is encoded by the coding sequence ATGAAAAAACTCAGCTTCTCTCGTCAGATATTGCCGATCATCGCCATTATCGGGGTGATTGCCGCCGCCTATATGGTGTTTGCCTCGCAACCTGATGACTCGACCACTGACCCTGAACTTGTCCCGGCAACGGCCCCTGAAGAGCAGGATGGCAGCGTAGCCGGAGCCGGTGTTGTCGAGCCATCGAGCGAGCTTATCGATATCGCGCCGGAAATTGCCGGGGTAGTGTCCGAGCTGTTTGTCAGCCCCGGCGATACTGTCAGCAAGGGGCAGGCGCTTTTCACGATCGATGCCCGCGATGCCTCCGCTGCCAGGCGCGAAGCAGAAGCGCGGGTGCAGCGTCTGAAAAGTAGCATTGCCGCCTCGCAGGTGACGCTCAACAATGCGCGTCAGCAATTGGGGCTGTACAAGGACATTTCCGACAGCCGCGCCTTCTCCAAGCGTGAGGTGATTGATCGTGAATCGGCGGTGCGCGATGCGGCTGCACGGCTGCAACTGTCGCGCGCCGAATTGCAGGAGGCACAGGCGCAATTATCGCGGGCGAAGGTGACACTTGACCGCCTGATCGTCCGCGCGCCGATTGAAGGCGAAATTCTTGACGTCAATATCCGCCCCGGCGAATTCGCCGCGACTAACCAGATGGGCAATAATGCGGAACCCGCGATCACCATGGGCGACACCACGCCGCTGCATGTCCGCATCGACGTTGATGAGAATGAGATTGAGCGCCTGTCGCTGGGTGAAGCAGCGGTGGTCAGCCCGCGCGGCAATGGCGAGCAAAAGGTGAAAGTCGCCTATGTCCGCTCCGAACCGCTGGTAACCCCCAAGCGCTCACTCACCAACTCGTCATCCGAGCGCGTCGATGTGCGGGTGCTGCAGCTGATCTATGCGCTGCCGGAAAGCGATCATGGTCTGTTTATCGGTCAGCAGGTTGACGCCTTTGTGCCGGGCAAGAAGGCAGAGGCCAGCGAGAAACCCGCCGACAAAGCGGAGGCGGGATAA